A stretch of Clostridium formicaceticum DNA encodes these proteins:
- the uxuA gene encoding mannonate dehydratase, producing MKMTLRWFGNKYDTVTLEQIRQIPGCVGVITTLYDTKPGEVWRREAIRAMKEEVEAAGLEVSGIESVNIHDDIKIGLPTRDKYIANYIETLENLGKEGIELVCYNFMPVFDWTRSDLAKKRPDGSTVLSYDQELIDKIDPTKMFEEMDSNANGFPLPGWEPERLARIKELFEMYKGVDEEKLFENLVYFLKAIMPTCQKYGVKMAIHMDDPAWSVFGLPRIINNKKNIQRMLDAVPMVNNGLTLCTGSLGSDPNNDIPDMIRSFKGRIHFGHVRNLIHLGPGKFDEAAHLSSDGSLDMYEIMKAFYDIGMEGPIRPDHGRMVWGEKAMPGYGLYDRALGATYLNGIWEAIDKTARK from the coding sequence ATGAAAATGACGCTAAGGTGGTTTGGAAACAAGTATGACACTGTAACACTAGAACAGATTAGACAGATTCCTGGTTGTGTAGGTGTTATTACAACCCTTTATGATACTAAACCTGGAGAAGTATGGCGTAGAGAAGCAATTAGGGCAATGAAGGAAGAGGTAGAGGCAGCGGGCTTAGAAGTGAGTGGTATTGAGAGCGTAAATATTCATGATGATATAAAAATTGGTCTTCCAACAAGAGATAAGTACATTGCAAACTATATCGAAACCCTTGAAAATTTAGGTAAGGAGGGCATAGAGCTAGTATGCTATAATTTTATGCCTGTGTTTGACTGGACAAGATCTGATCTTGCCAAGAAAAGGCCTGATGGCTCTACAGTCCTTTCTTATGATCAGGAGCTTATTGACAAAATTGATCCTACTAAGATGTTTGAAGAGATGGATTCCAACGCTAATGGTTTTCCATTACCAGGTTGGGAACCAGAAAGACTAGCAAGAATTAAGGAATTATTTGAGATGTACAAAGGCGTAGATGAAGAGAAATTATTTGAAAACCTTGTGTATTTCCTAAAGGCAATCATGCCAACTTGTCAGAAATACGGGGTTAAAATGGCTATTCATATGGATGATCCTGCGTGGTCTGTATTTGGTTTACCAAGAATAATAAACAATAAAAAAAATATTCAAAGAATGCTGGATGCAGTGCCTATGGTAAACAATGGATTAACCTTATGCACAGGGTCCCTTGGGTCTGACCCTAATAATGATATTCCAGATATGATCAGAAGTTTTAAAGGAAGAATTCATTTTGGTCATGTCAGAAATCTTATTCATCTTGGACCTGGCAAGTTTGATGAGGCAGCCCATCTTTCCTCTGATGGCTCATTGGATATGTATGAAATCATGAAGGCTTTTTATGACATCGGTATGGAGGGACCTATCAGACCTGACCATGGAAGAATGGTTTGGGGAGAGAAGGCTATGCCGGGTTATGGCTTATATGACAGGGCTTTAGGGGCAACCTATTTAAATGGTATATGGGAAGCTATTGATAAAACAGCTAGAAAATAA
- the uxaC gene encoding glucuronate isomerase: MTRFMKEDFLLESKSASILFHTFAKSVPIFDYHCHLDPKEIYEDKHFEDLAELWLGGDHYKWRLMRANGTAERFITGEASGYEKFRSFASCMPYAMGNPLYHWSHLELQRYFDIEETLSEKTAKAIWNKANARIKQPDFSARQLIKDSNVYALCTTDDPVDSLEYHLKLKNDTSFKTKVLPAMRPDKVLDITDEGFRDYIRLLASAANMTISNFEELCGALKQRIDFFDEVGCRASDHGFTHLPYETYTKDEIETIFKKAMEGDIPTQKEANQYKTALMVFLGSEYKKKNWAMELHIGVLRNNSTKRLSQIGINAGFDSIHDANIALNLSRFLDHLEKQGDLPKTVLFTMNPKDNWVIASMAGNFQSDEAISKMQFGTAWWMQDHRDGMQEHMKCFANSGLLGRFIGMLTDSRSFVSYTRHEYFRRILCNLMGAWIENGEYADDLEEAGRIIEDICLNNARRYFEV; the protein is encoded by the coding sequence ATGACAAGATTTATGAAGGAAGATTTTCTTTTAGAAAGCAAATCAGCAAGCATATTGTTTCATACATTTGCTAAGAGTGTACCAATATTTGATTATCATTGTCATCTAGATCCAAAAGAAATTTATGAAGATAAGCATTTTGAAGATTTAGCAGAATTATGGCTTGGAGGAGATCACTACAAATGGCGTCTAATGCGGGCCAATGGGACAGCAGAAAGATTTATCACAGGAGAAGCTAGTGGTTATGAAAAGTTTAGATCGTTTGCTTCCTGTATGCCTTATGCAATGGGTAATCCACTTTACCATTGGTCTCACTTAGAACTGCAAAGATATTTTGACATAGAGGAAACACTCAGTGAAAAGACCGCTAAAGCTATATGGAATAAGGCAAATGCTAGGATTAAACAACCGGACTTTTCTGCCCGCCAACTAATAAAGGATTCCAATGTATATGCTCTCTGTACTACGGACGATCCAGTTGATAGTCTTGAATATCATCTAAAGCTTAAAAATGATACTAGCTTTAAAACAAAAGTCTTACCTGCAATGCGACCAGATAAAGTTTTAGATATAACAGATGAAGGATTTAGAGACTATATTAGGTTATTAGCTAGTGCTGCTAATATGACAATTTCAAACTTTGAGGAGCTTTGCGGAGCATTGAAACAGCGGATTGATTTCTTTGATGAGGTAGGGTGCAGGGCAAGTGATCATGGATTTACCCATCTTCCTTATGAAACTTATACAAAGGATGAAATAGAGACAATCTTTAAAAAAGCGATGGAAGGCGATATACCTACACAAAAAGAAGCGAATCAATATAAAACAGCGCTTATGGTCTTCTTAGGAAGTGAGTACAAAAAGAAGAACTGGGCTATGGAGTTACACATCGGTGTCCTACGTAATAACAGTACGAAGCGCTTATCGCAGATAGGTATTAATGCAGGGTTTGACTCTATTCATGACGCTAATATTGCGTTGAATCTTTCAAGGTTTTTAGATCATCTTGAAAAACAAGGGGACTTACCTAAGACGGTATTATTTACCATGAATCCAAAAGATAACTGGGTTATAGCCAGTATGGCAGGTAATTTTCAATCGGATGAAGCAATAAGTAAAATGCAGTTTGGAACTGCTTGGTGGATGCAGGATCATAGAGATGGGATGCAGGAACATATGAAGTGCTTCGCTAATTCAGGTTTGTTAGGTAGGTTTATTGGTATGCTTACTGATTCTAGAAGTTTTGTTTCTTATACGAGACATGAATATTTTAGACGTATATTGTGTAATCTCATGGGTGCTTGGATAGAAAACGGAGAATATGCAGATGATTTAGAAGAAGCTGGAAGAATTATAGAAGATATTTGCTTAAATAACGCAAGAAGATACTTTGAAGTTTAA